Below is a genomic region from Streptomyces roseoviridis.
ACGGACGGTCTGGACGGTCTGGCCACCGGCGCGTCGGTGATGGTCTTCGGCGCGTACACCTTCATCGGCCTGTGGCAGTTCCAGGAGTCGTGCGCCAACGCCATGACCCTGACCAACCCGAACGCCTGCTTCGAGGTGCGCGACCCGCTCGACCTCGCCGTCGTCGCCTCCGCCCTGATGGGCGCCTGCTTCGGCTTCCTGTGGTGGAACACCTCGCCGGCCAAGATCTTCATGGGCGACACCGGTTCGCTGGCCCTCGGCGGCGCGCTCGCCGGTCTCGCCATCTGCTCCCGTACGGAGCTGCTGCTCGCCCTGCTCGGCGGTCTCTTCGTGATGATCACGATGTCGGTGGTCATCCAGGTCGGTTCGTTCAAGATGACCGGCAAGCGGGTCTTCCGGATGGCGCCCCTCCAGCACCACTTCGAACTCAAGGGGTGGTCCGAGGTCCTGGTCGTCGTCCGCTTCTGGATCATCCAGGGCATGTGCGTGATCGTGGGCCTGGGCCTCTTCTACGCGGGATGGGCATCCGAAAAGTGAGCGAGCTGGACTGGCAGGGCAAGCAGGTCACCGTCGCCGGGCTCGGCGTGAGCGGCATCCCCGCCGCCCGCGTCCTGCACGGCCTGGGCGCGGTCGTCACGGTCGTCAACGACGGCGACGACGAGCGCTCCCGGGCGCAGGCCGCGGAGCTGGAGGCGGAGGGCATCGGCGTCCGCCTCGGCGACGGCGCGACCCTGCCGCCCGGCACCGAACTGATCGTCACCGCACCGGGCTGGAAGCCCGACAAGCCGCTCTTCCAGGCCGCGGAGGCGGCCGGCGTGGAGATCTGGGGCGACGTCGAGCTGGCCTGGCGCCTGCGCGGTCCCGGGGCGGCGCCCTGGCTCGCGGTCACCGGCACCAACGGCAAGACCACGACCGTGCGGATGCTCGCCTCCATCCTCCGGGCGGCCGGTCTGAAGACCGCCGCCGTCGGCAACATCGGGGTCTCCCTCCTCGACGCCGTCCTCGGCGACGAGGACTACGACGTCCTCGCCGTCGAGCTCTCCAGCTACCAGCTGCACTGGGCGCCTTCCCTGCGCGCCCACTCGGCCGCCGTGCTCAACCTGGCGCCCGACCACCTCGACTGGCACGGCTCCATGGAGGCGTACGCCGCCGACAAGGGCCGGATCTACGAGGGCAACCAGGTCGCCTGCGTGTACAACACGGCCGACAAGGCGACCGAGGACCTGGTCCGCGAGGCCGACGTCGAGGAGGGCTGCCGGGCCATCGGCTTCACCCTCGGCACCCCCGGCCCCTCGGAGCTCGGCGTCGTCGAGGGCATCCTCGTCGACCGGGCCTTCGTGGCGAACCGGCAGAAGAACGCCCAGGAGCTGGCCGAGGTCTCCGACGTCCAGCCCCCGGCCCCCCACAACATCGCCAACGCGCTCGCCGCGGCCGCCCTCGCCCGTGCCTTCGGCGTGGAGCCCAAGGCCGTACGGGACGGACTGCGGGCCTTCAGGCCCGACCCGCACCGCATCGAACTGGTCGAGGAGATCGAGGGCGTCGTCTACGTCGACGACTCCAAGGCCACCAACACGCACGCGGCGGAAGCCTCGTTGGCGGCCTACGACCCGATCGTCTGGATCGCCGGCGGCCTCGCCAAGGGCGCGACCTTCGACGAGCTCGTGTCCAGGTCCGCCAAGCGGCTGCGCGGCGTCGTCCTGATCGGCCGGGACCGTGAGCTGATCCGCGAAGCCCTGGCGCGACACGCCCCCGAGGTCCCGGTGGTCGACCTCGACCGGACCGACACTGGGGCGATGTCCGCGGCGGTCCGGGAGGCGGCCTCGCTCGCCCGGCCGGGGGACACGGTCCTCCTCGCCCCGGCCTGTGCGTCGATGGACATGTTCACCAACTACAACAAGCGGGGCGAGGCCTTCGCGGACGCGGTCCGCTCCCTCGCCCGGACCGGGCGCGCCTGACCTGACCAGCGAGGAGGTCCGGCCGCGGCGCCGGGCACGACTGGAGGGGACAGCGACCATGCCGAGCAGAACCGCCGGGACGCGACAGGCCCCCGCCGTACGGGGCGGCGGCCGCACCCCCGCGGCGCCGAGGAAGGCGCGCGGGGGCGGGCCGCGAGGGCTCTACGAGCGCGCCAGAAGGGCCTGGGACCGGCCGCTCACCGCGTACTACGTGATCGTCGGCGCCGGGCTGCTCATCACCGCGCTCGGCCTCGTGATGGTCTACTCCGCCTCGATGATCACGGCGCTCCGCTACGACCTGGTGCCCTCGTACTTCTTCCGCAAGCAGTTCTTCGCGGCGCTGCTCGGCGCGGGGCTGCTCATGCTGGCCTCCCGGATGCCGGTGAAGCTGCACCGGGCGCTGGCCTACCCGATCCTGGTCGGGGCGATCTTCCTGATGGTGCTCGTCCAGATCCCCGGGATAGGAGTCGCGGTCGGCGGCAACCAGAACTGGATCTCGCTGGGCGGACCGTTCATGCTCCAGCCCAGCGAGTTCGGCAAGCTGGCGCTGATCCTGTGGGGCGCCGACCTGCTCGCCCGCAAACAGGACATGAAGCTCCTGGCCCAGTGGAAGCACATGCTGGTGCCGCTGGTGCCCGGCGCGTTCCTGTTGCTCGGCCTCATCATGCTGGGCGGTGACATGGGCACGGCGATCATCCTCACGGCGATCCTCTTCGGACTGCTGTGGACCGCCGGCGCCCCCACCCGGCTCTTCGTCGGCGTGCTCGGCGTCGCCGGACTGATCGGCATGCTGCTGATCAAGACCAGCCCGCACCGCCTGAAGCGCTTCGCCTGCATCGGCGCCAGCGACCCCGGCGGCGCGGGGGACCCCTGCTGGCAGGCCGCGCACGGGATCTATGCTCTGGCGTCCGGCGGATGGTTCGGTTCCGGACTGGGGGCGAGTGTGGAAAAATGGGGTCAACTCCCCGAAGCGCACACCGACTTCATCTTCGCCGTCACCGGCGAGGAACTGGGTCTGGCGGGGACGCTGTCGGTGCTGGCCCTGTTCGCGGCTCTAGGCTATGCGGGTATCCGCGTGGCCGGACGCACGGAGGACCCCTTCGTCAGGTTTGCCGCGGGAGGCGTGACCACCTGGATCACGGCCCAGGCCGTGATCAACATCGGTGCGGTGCTCGGCTTGCTGCCGATCGCCGGAGTCCCGCTCCCGCTGTTCTCCTACGGAGGATCGGCCCTGCTGCCGACCATGTTCGCCGTCGGGCTCCTGATCGCCTTCGCGCGACAGGAACCCGCCGCGAAAGCGGCCCTGGCCCTGCGTCGCCCCGGATGGGGCAAGCGGGCCGGGGGGAGATGGAAGTCGATGCGACGGCGCGTCAAGAAGCGTCCGTCCGGAGAGCGGTGAATTTCGGTGCATGTCGTCCTCGCCGGCGGAGGTACCGCCGGCCACATCGAGCCCGCGCTCGCACTCGCGGACGCCCTGCGCAGGCAGGACCCGACCGTGGGGATCACGGCGCTGGGCACGGAGCGCGGCCTGGAGACCCGGCTGGTGCCCGAACGGGGCTACGAGCTGGCGCTCATCCCGGCCGTGCCGCTGCCCCGCAAGCCCACGCCCGAACTGATCACCGTCCCCGGGCGGCTGCGCGGCACCATCAAGGCCGCCGAGCAGATCCTGGAGCGCACCAAGGCGGACTGCGTGGTCGGCTTCGGCGGCTACGTGGCGCTGCCCGGCTACCTCGCCGCCAAGCGCCTCGGCGTGCCGATCGTGGTCCACGAGGCCAACGCCCGGCCCGGCCTGGCCAACAAGATCGGCTCGCGGTACGCGGCCGGGGTCGCCGTCGCCACCCCCGACAGCAAGCTCCGCAACGCCCGCTACATCGGCATCCCGCTGCGGCACACCATCGCCACGCTCGACCGCGCCCGCGTGCGCCCCGAGGCGCGGGCCGCCTTCGGCCTCGACCCCAACCTGCCCACCCTGCTGGTCTCCGGCGGCTCCCAGGGCGCACGCCGGCTCAACGAGGTCATCCAGCAGATCGCCCCGGTGCTCCAGCGCTCCGGCATCCAGATCCTGCACGCGGTCGGCCCGAAGAACGAACTGCCGCGTGTCGACAACATGCCCGGAATGCCGCCGTACGTGCCGGTACCGTACGTGGACCGGATGGACCTCGCGTACGCCGCCGCCGACATGATGCTCTGCCGCGCGGGCGCGATGACCGTCGCCGAGCTCTCCGCCGTCGGGCTGCCGGCCGCCTACGTCCCGCTGCCCATCGGCAACGGCGAACAGCGGCTCAACGCCCAGCCGGTGGTGAAGGCGGGCGGCGGGCTCCTCGTCGACGACGCGGAACTGTCGCCGCAGTGGGTGCAGACCAACGTGCTCCCCGTGCTGTCCGATCCGCACCGGCTCTACGAGATGTCCCGCGCCGCCGCCGAGTTCGGCCGCCGGGACGCCGACGACCTGCTCGTCGGCATGGTGTACGAGGCGATCGCCGCCCGCCGTCAGGCGTAGCGCGGCGGCGAGAGGCAGGAGAGGCCACCGTGGCAGCCGGACCGGCGACCGAGCAGAAGAGCGCGAGCGGCAGGTCCGGCGGGCCCGGCCGAGGGCCGTCCCGGCCGGGCACCCGCAGTCCGCGGATGCCCGGCCCCCGTGTGCTGCTGACCGGCTTCGCCGTCCTCGCCCTGGTGGCCGGCGGCATCTGGGCGCTGTACGGGTCCAGCTGGTTCCGGGTCGAGAGGGTGAGCACCTCCGGTACGAAGGTGCTCACCCGGGGCGAGGTCGAGCGGGTCGCGGCCGTACCGGTCGGCGCGCCGCTCGTCTCCGTCGACACCGACGCCATCGAGGCCCGGCTGCGCGAGGAACTCCCGCGGATCGCCACCGTGGACGTCGTACGGTCCTGGCCGCACGGAATCGGTCTGAAAGTGACGGAACGACAGCCCGTCCTCTTCCTCGAAAAGGGCGGAAAGTTCATCGAAGTGGACTCCGAGGGTGTGCGGTTCGCCACCGTGCCCACCCCTCCGCGCGGCGTCCCGCGGCTGGTCCTCGACGCCGCCGCCTCTCCCAGCCTGCGCCGCTTCGGCCCGGACCGGCTGCTGGGGGCCGCGGTAGGCGTGACGGGCGAACTCCCGGAGAAAATCGCCCAGGACGTCCGTGTCGTCCGGATCACGTCCTTCGACTCCATCACTCTGGAGCTCGACAAGGACCGCACCGTCTTCTGGGGCAGCGGTGAGGACGGAGCCGTGAAGGCGCGCGTTCTCACCGCTCTCATGAAAGCGACTCCCAAAGCGGGGCACTTCGATGTAAGTGCCCCCACCGCGCCCGCCTCGTCACGAAGTTGACGCCCATCACCGCTGGCCAGGACCCTGGTTGGCCAGCGCTACGGGTGATCACATAGGGTGAAAAGAAAAACGGGAGGTTCGGCGTGTTCGTTGAACGTGCGCCACTTGTCGACTTAGTGTCCTGTTCGGAAGAGTCCAGCGAACAGAGACACTGGTAACCCTAAACTTCAACGTTAGGGTTTGGGTCGGCGTTTCGGACCGTCCCAATCGGCATCCGTCGTCGCGGCGCGCTTACCACCGCGAAGCGGCGACACGTAACTCGAGGCGAGAGGCCTTCGACGTGGCAGCACCGCAGAACTACCTCGCAGTCATCAAGGTCATCGGTGTCGGCGGCGGTGGTGTCAATGCCATCAACCGAATGATCGAGGTCGGTCTCAAGGGCGTCGAGTTCATCGCCATCAACACCGACGCCCAGGCGCTGTTGATGAGCGACGCCGACGTCAAGCTCGACGTCGGCCGTGAACTCACCCGCGGCCTCGGGGCCGGGGCCAACCCGGCAGTCGGTCGCAAGGCGGCAGAGGACCACCGTGAGGAGATCGAGGAGGTCCTCAAGGGGGCCGACATGGTCTTCGTCACCGCCGGCGAGGGTGGCGGCACCGGCACCGGCGGCGCGCCCGTCGTCGCCAACATCGCGCGCTCGCTCGGCGCCCTCACGATCGGCGTGGTCACCCGCCCGTTCACGTTCGAGGGCCGCCGTCGCGCCAACCAGGCGGAGGACGGCATCGCCGAGCTCCGCGAAGAGGTCGACACCCTCATCGTCATCCCCAACGACCGGCTGCTGTCCATCTCGGACCGCCAGGTCTCGGTCCTGGACGCCTTCAAGTCCGCCGACCAGGTCCTGCTCTCCGGTGTCCAGGGCATCACCGACCTCATCACCACCCCCGGTCTGATCAACCTCGACTTCGCCGACGTCAAGTCGGTCATGTCCGAGGCCGGTTCGGCCCTGATGGGCATCGGCTCCGCCCGCGGCGACGACCGCGCCGTGGCGGCGGCCGAGATGGCGATCTCCTCGCCGCTCCTGGAGGCGTCCATCGACGGCGCCCGCGGTGTGCTGCTCTCCATCTCCGGCGGCAGCGACCTCGGCCTGTTCGAGATCAACGAGGCCGCCCAGCTGGTCAGCGAGGCCGCGCACCCCGAGGCCAACATCATCTTCGGCGCCGTCATCGACGACGCCCTCGGCGACGAGGTCCGGGTCACCGTCATCGCCGCCGGCTTCGACGGCGGCCAGCCGCCGGCCCGCCGCGACAACATCATCGGCTCGGTCTCCGCCAAGCGCGAGGAGCCCGCCCCGGCCCCCCGCGCCACCGAGACCTCCCGCCCGCTGGGCGGCCTCGGCACCGTCACCCCGCGCGAGGAGCCCCCGGCGGCGCCCGCCGAGCCGGCGCCGGCCGTCAGCGAGAACCCGCTGCCGCCCGTCGCCCCGCCGGTGGTCCCGCCGGCCCGCCCGTACCCGGACACCCAGGCCGAAGAGCTGGATGTCCCGGACTTCTTGAAGTGATAGGGCAGCGACACGACACGAGCGGCGCGCACTTCGCCTTCACCGACCGGTGGGGCGGGGTGAGCGCCGTTCCGTACGAGGAGCTCAACCTCGGGGGCGCCGTCGGCGACGACCCGGAGGCCGTACGGACCAACCGGGCCCGCGCGGCGGCCGGACTCGGGCTCGACCCGGCGGACGTGGTCTGGATGAACCAGGTGCACGGGGCGGACGTCGCCGTGGTCGAGGGCCCGTGGCCCACTCCTGACATCCCGTCCGTCGACGCGGTCGTCACCGCCCGGCGGGGTCTGGCCCTCGCGGTCCTCACCGCCGACTGCGTCCCGGTCCTGCTGGCCGACCCCGTCGCCGGCGTCGCCGCCGCCGCCCACGCCGGGCGGCCGGGGATGGTGGCCGGAGTGGTGCCCGCCGCCGTGAAGGCGATGACCGCACTGGGCGCCGACCCCTCCCGCATCACCGCCCGTACGGGACCCTCGGTCTGCGGGCGCTGCTACGAGGTGCCGGAGGCGATGCGCGCCGAGGTGGCCGCGGTCGAACCGGCCGCCCGTGCCGAGACCTCCTGGGGCACCCCGGCCGTCGACGTCGCCGCGGGAGTGCGCGCCCAGCTCGAACGGCTCGGCGTCCGGGACGTCGAGGACGCCGGGGTCTGCACCCTGGAGTCCCGCGACCACTACTCGTACCGCCGCGACCGCACCACGGGGCGACTCGCGGGATATGTCTGGTTGGACTGAGAAGAGATATGACGGACCGCAAGTCGGAACTCGCCGAGAACCTCGCCCGGGTGGAGGAGCGCATCGCCGCGGCGTGCGCCGCCGCCGGGCGCGCGCGGGACGAGGTGACCCTCATCGTGGTCACCAAGACCTACCCCGCGAGCGACGTGCGGCTGCTGCACGAACTCGGCGTCCGCCACGTGGCGGAGAACCGGGACCAGGACGCGGCCCCCAAGGCCGCCGCCTGTGCGGATCTCGACCTGACCTGGCACTTCGTGGGTCAGTTGCAGACCAACAAGGTCCGATCCGTGGTGGGTTATGCCGATGTGGTGCAGTCCGTCGACCGTTTGAAGCTCGTTTCCTCTCTTTCCGCGGCCGCGGAGAAGGCACAGCGGGAGCTCGGCTGTCTGATCCAGGTCGCCCTCGACGCCGGATCCGGCGAGCGCGGTGACCGCGGCGGGGTCGCGCCGGACGGGATCGAGGAGTTGGCGGCCGCCGTGGCGGCCGCTCCGGGGCTTCGGCTCGACGGCCTCATGACCGTCGCGCCGCTCGCCGGTCCGTACGCGGGCCGGCAACGGGCCGCCTTCGAGCGGCTGATGGATTTGTCGACTGTCCTGCGCGCGACCCGTCCGGCTGCGAACATGGTGTCAGCAGGGATGAGTGCGGACCTCGAGGAGGCCGTGGCGGCCGGGGCGACACACGTACGCATCGGTACGGCGGTACTCGGCGTCCGCCCGAAGCTCGGGTAACGTCGCGAAGCAAGTCGGACCACAGCAGAAAATATGGTCATTCCGCCGAGGGGCGGACGGACCCGTGGATCGCGGGCACTTGGTGACACTGCGACATTCGGTAAGGGCGATCCACCACAGAGCGGAGGATGCAGAGAATGGCCGGCGCGATGCGCAAGATGGCGGTCTACCTCGGCCTCGTGGAGGACGATGGCTACGACGGCCGTGGATTCGATCCCGACGACGACTTCGAACCCGAGCTGGAGCCGGAGCCCGAGCGCGACCGGCGCCACCAGCCCCCTCGGCAGATCGAGCGCGAGGAGCCGGTACGGGTGGTCCAGCCGCCCGCACCGCGCGAACCCGTCGCCCAGTCTGTGCCAGTACACGCGGAAAGCGGACGTCCTGCCCGAATTGCCCCCGTGGCATCCATCACACCCGAACGTCCGAGCCTGGAGAAGAACGCACCGGTGATCATGCCCAAGGTCGTGTCCGAGCGGGAGCCCTACCGCATCACCACGCTGCACCCGCGGACCTACAACGAGGCCCGTACCATCGGGGAACACTTCCGTGAGGGCACCCCCGTGATCATGAATCTCACGGAGATGGACGACACCGACGCGAAGCGACTTGTCGACTTTGCCGCCGGACTCGTCTTCGGACTCCATGGCAGCATTGAGCGCGTGACGCAGAAGGTGTTCCTGTTGTCGCCTGCTAACGTCGATGTCACGGCGGAGGACAAGGCCCGGATCGCAGAGGGCGGATTCTTCAACCAGAGCTGAGAACACGAGATCGAGAACGGCCCGGCCGCGAGGGCGGCCGGACAAGTGAGAGCACGAGAGCCAGGGGAGAGGGAAGCGCGGGATGGGCGTCGCACTGCAGGTGATCTACATCGCGCTGATGTGCTTCCTGGTCCTGCTGATCTTCCGGCTGGTCATGGACTACGTCTTCCAGTTCGCCCGTTCATGGCAACCCGGTAAGGCGATGGTGGTCGTTCTGGAGGCCACCTACACTGTCACCGATCCACCGCTCAAGCTTCTGCGGCGGCTCATCCCGCCGCTGCGTCTCGGGGGCGTGGCACTCGACCTGTCCTTCTTCGTTCTGATGATCATCGTCTACATCCTGATCTCCATCGTGAGCAGCTTCGCGAGGTGATGGCGGAGGTGGATGTGGACGATACGGTCTTGCCGACTGCCGACGACTACGTAGAGGTGAAGAAGAGATGCCGCTGACCCCCGAGGACGTGCGGAACAAGCAGTTCACGACCGTCCGCCTTCGAGAAGGCTATGACGAGGACGAGGTCGATGCCTTCCTCGATGAGGTCGAAGCCGAACTGACTCGTCTGCTCCGCGAGAACGAGGACCTGCGCGCCAAGCTGGCCGCGGCCACCCGTGCCGCCGCGCAGAACCAGCAGCAGCAGGGCATGCGCAAGCCGCCGGAGCCGCAGGATCGTCCCGTCGGTCCCGGCGCCCCCGTGCCCG
It encodes:
- the mraY gene encoding phospho-N-acetylmuramoyl-pentapeptide-transferase, whose translation is MRQILFAGAIGLFLTLIGTPLLIKLLARKGYGQFIRDDGPRTHGSKKGTPTMGGISFILATLIAYALAKVITGEDPTYSGVLVLFLMAGMGLVGFLDDYIKIVKQRSLGLRAKAKMAGQLIVGIAFAVLSLQFADLRGLTPASERLSFITDFGWSIGPVLFVVWALFMILAMSNGVNLTDGLDGLATGASVMVFGAYTFIGLWQFQESCANAMTLTNPNACFEVRDPLDLAVVASALMGACFGFLWWNTSPAKIFMGDTGSLALGGALAGLAICSRTELLLALLGGLFVMITMSVVIQVGSFKMTGKRVFRMAPLQHHFELKGWSEVLVVVRFWIIQGMCVIVGLGLFYAGWASEK
- the murD gene encoding UDP-N-acetylmuramoyl-L-alanine--D-glutamate ligase, encoding MGIRKVSELDWQGKQVTVAGLGVSGIPAARVLHGLGAVVTVVNDGDDERSRAQAAELEAEGIGVRLGDGATLPPGTELIVTAPGWKPDKPLFQAAEAAGVEIWGDVELAWRLRGPGAAPWLAVTGTNGKTTTVRMLASILRAAGLKTAAVGNIGVSLLDAVLGDEDYDVLAVELSSYQLHWAPSLRAHSAAVLNLAPDHLDWHGSMEAYAADKGRIYEGNQVACVYNTADKATEDLVREADVEEGCRAIGFTLGTPGPSELGVVEGILVDRAFVANRQKNAQELAEVSDVQPPAPHNIANALAAAALARAFGVEPKAVRDGLRAFRPDPHRIELVEEIEGVVYVDDSKATNTHAAEASLAAYDPIVWIAGGLAKGATFDELVSRSAKRLRGVVLIGRDRELIREALARHAPEVPVVDLDRTDTGAMSAAVREAASLARPGDTVLLAPACASMDMFTNYNKRGEAFADAVRSLARTGRA
- the ftsW gene encoding putative lipid II flippase FtsW, whose translation is MPSRTAGTRQAPAVRGGGRTPAAPRKARGGGPRGLYERARRAWDRPLTAYYVIVGAGLLITALGLVMVYSASMITALRYDLVPSYFFRKQFFAALLGAGLLMLASRMPVKLHRALAYPILVGAIFLMVLVQIPGIGVAVGGNQNWISLGGPFMLQPSEFGKLALILWGADLLARKQDMKLLAQWKHMLVPLVPGAFLLLGLIMLGGDMGTAIILTAILFGLLWTAGAPTRLFVGVLGVAGLIGMLLIKTSPHRLKRFACIGASDPGGAGDPCWQAAHGIYALASGGWFGSGLGASVEKWGQLPEAHTDFIFAVTGEELGLAGTLSVLALFAALGYAGIRVAGRTEDPFVRFAAGGVTTWITAQAVINIGAVLGLLPIAGVPLPLFSYGGSALLPTMFAVGLLIAFARQEPAAKAALALRRPGWGKRAGGRWKSMRRRVKKRPSGER
- the murG gene encoding undecaprenyldiphospho-muramoylpentapeptide beta-N-acetylglucosaminyltransferase — encoded protein: MHVVLAGGGTAGHIEPALALADALRRQDPTVGITALGTERGLETRLVPERGYELALIPAVPLPRKPTPELITVPGRLRGTIKAAEQILERTKADCVVGFGGYVALPGYLAAKRLGVPIVVHEANARPGLANKIGSRYAAGVAVATPDSKLRNARYIGIPLRHTIATLDRARVRPEARAAFGLDPNLPTLLVSGGSQGARRLNEVIQQIAPVLQRSGIQILHAVGPKNELPRVDNMPGMPPYVPVPYVDRMDLAYAAADMMLCRAGAMTVAELSAVGLPAAYVPLPIGNGEQRLNAQPVVKAGGGLLVDDAELSPQWVQTNVLPVLSDPHRLYEMSRAAAEFGRRDADDLLVGMVYEAIAARRQA
- a CDS encoding cell division protein FtsQ/DivIB; translated protein: MAAGPATEQKSASGRSGGPGRGPSRPGTRSPRMPGPRVLLTGFAVLALVAGGIWALYGSSWFRVERVSTSGTKVLTRGEVERVAAVPVGAPLVSVDTDAIEARLREELPRIATVDVVRSWPHGIGLKVTERQPVLFLEKGGKFIEVDSEGVRFATVPTPPRGVPRLVLDAAASPSLRRFGPDRLLGAAVGVTGELPEKIAQDVRVVRITSFDSITLELDKDRTVFWGSGEDGAVKARVLTALMKATPKAGHFDVSAPTAPASSRS
- the ftsZ gene encoding cell division protein FtsZ gives rise to the protein MAAPQNYLAVIKVIGVGGGGVNAINRMIEVGLKGVEFIAINTDAQALLMSDADVKLDVGRELTRGLGAGANPAVGRKAAEDHREEIEEVLKGADMVFVTAGEGGGTGTGGAPVVANIARSLGALTIGVVTRPFTFEGRRRANQAEDGIAELREEVDTLIVIPNDRLLSISDRQVSVLDAFKSADQVLLSGVQGITDLITTPGLINLDFADVKSVMSEAGSALMGIGSARGDDRAVAAAEMAISSPLLEASIDGARGVLLSISGGSDLGLFEINEAAQLVSEAAHPEANIIFGAVIDDALGDEVRVTVIAAGFDGGQPPARRDNIIGSVSAKREEPAPAPRATETSRPLGGLGTVTPREEPPAAPAEPAPAVSENPLPPVAPPVVPPARPYPDTQAEELDVPDFLK
- the pgeF gene encoding peptidoglycan editing factor PgeF, whose product is MIGQRHDTSGAHFAFTDRWGGVSAVPYEELNLGGAVGDDPEAVRTNRARAAAGLGLDPADVVWMNQVHGADVAVVEGPWPTPDIPSVDAVVTARRGLALAVLTADCVPVLLADPVAGVAAAAHAGRPGMVAGVVPAAVKAMTALGADPSRITARTGPSVCGRCYEVPEAMRAEVAAVEPAARAETSWGTPAVDVAAGVRAQLERLGVRDVEDAGVCTLESRDHYSYRRDRTTGRLAGYVWLD
- a CDS encoding YggS family pyridoxal phosphate-dependent enzyme, which encodes MTDRKSELAENLARVEERIAAACAAAGRARDEVTLIVVTKTYPASDVRLLHELGVRHVAENRDQDAAPKAAACADLDLTWHFVGQLQTNKVRSVVGYADVVQSVDRLKLVSSLSAAAEKAQRELGCLIQVALDAGSGERGDRGGVAPDGIEELAAAVAAAPGLRLDGLMTVAPLAGPYAGRQRAAFERLMDLSTVLRATRPAANMVSAGMSADLEEAVAAGATHVRIGTAVLGVRPKLG
- a CDS encoding cell division protein SepF, whose amino-acid sequence is MAGAMRKMAVYLGLVEDDGYDGRGFDPDDDFEPELEPEPERDRRHQPPRQIEREEPVRVVQPPAPREPVAQSVPVHAESGRPARIAPVASITPERPSLEKNAPVIMPKVVSEREPYRITTLHPRTYNEARTIGEHFREGTPVIMNLTEMDDTDAKRLVDFAAGLVFGLHGSIERVTQKVFLLSPANVDVTAEDKARIAEGGFFNQS
- a CDS encoding YggT family protein, translating into MGVALQVIYIALMCFLVLLIFRLVMDYVFQFARSWQPGKAMVVVLEATYTVTDPPLKLLRRLIPPLRLGGVALDLSFFVLMIIVYILISIVSSFAR